The DNA region GTCGTTCTCGAAATCCTTTACCGGGAATCCCTATAGAGGTCATTTGTCATCCTCGAATGTTTTAATCGGGGATCCATCGTTTAATTTTTTTATTTTCTTTGTCTTGATACAAAGAAACAAAAATCAAGGGCTGACAAAAAACGCTTGCGTATCGAGCGAATGCGAGATATCTATTGCTATAATTAATTAGTTCTCTCAGTCACTTTGTTCCTTCGAGATGACAGTAATGATTGTCACTTTTTTTAACGCTTCCGGAATTGATTTTGGCAATTTTTTGAATGCCCATTTAAGATTTAAGAGACTGTCCCCGAATTATGTAACATCTACAATTGCGAGCACTTCGACTGGCCTGTGCTGAAGTGAAATCGAAGTACTCAGTACAGTTTCTTGCGAAGCAATCTCCTTCACATTGTCATCGCGAGCCCTTGTGAAGCAATCTCGCGATTTGTCATCCTCGAACGTCTTAATCGGGGATCCAGAAAAGTGTGATTTGGAATCGTTAGTCCTGAGTCCTGAGTAAAATCGTAGGAGCGGCTTCCAGCCGCGAATAGACATGTAGCGGAGGACTTTAGTCCTCCACTTATCTTCAGTTCGATGATGAAAAGAAAGAAGAGGGCAAGAAATAGGAAATTCATTATGATGGAAGTAATAAGGATAATTTAAATATAGCAGGGGACGAGTAACAAAAAGAAAAATAACTCATTTATTCATGCCCATATGCTCATTTTTTTCCCCATATCTTTTGCTACCCTGAATGTCGAATCAAAAAATCCAGTGTCTTCTGATTGAATTCCTCTGTTTTCTCATACAATCCGGCATGAGAGCAATCTTTAAAAATTAATAATTCTGAATCTCGGATATTACTCTTCATAGGTTCGGCAAAGCGTGTTGAACATATCATATCGTACTCACCGAAGGTTATGAGCGTGGGGGCCACAATTTTCCCTAATTGAGACACACAGTCATGTGCTATAACAGCTTCGGTCTGCCGAAGGAAGGCGTCGACCGGTTGCGCTGGTCTGCTTCTCACAAAATCAGCGAGGGAATTTAGGTAATCGGGTCTCGAGGCATATAGAGATGGCGTAAAACACCATGGGAAAATGCCCAGGATCACAGTTTCCGCGACATTGTTAAGCGCTTTTGCCATTACCTGCCAACCCTCAACCGCTGTCTTTAAGAAAAGGTCGGTCTTCGTCCATCCGCTATGTATCGATAAGGATTTAACCTTATTGCTATATTTTGCCGCGAGCCACATACCGATCACAGCGCCTAGGGAGAGCCCTCCTACATGGGCTTTTTCGATCCCCAACTCCTGCATAAAGGCAGCAACATCGTCAGCGAATAGCTCGATAGAGTAGGTGCCCGCAGGTTTGTCAGTTTCGCCTGCTCCCCTCGGGTCGATGGTGTAGCATTCGAAGTGCTTTGAATAATCCGGGAGTTGGAACGCATAGCAAGCGTTGTCTGCGCTCGTAAAGGGTATAAGGATTAGGGGTTCTCCAACACCCTGTTTCTCGTAATTGATATTTATGTTATTTGCTTTTACTTTAGGCATCTGTCTCTCCTTGTTTTTAAATTTATGAAAGATTAATTATTACATTTAACTAGCAAATCCCCTGGTGCCTGTTACAGGGCTGCCGATGTGTCATTGCTGTAGATGGCAGATATTTCGAGGACAGAATCTTTAAAAGTATCTCCCTCAGTTGTATTAACCCTATTTCTAACTTCTTTGTCTTGATACAAAGAAGCAAAAATCAAGGCTGCCCAAAAATTTGCTAAAAATCATGAACTCCGACTAAAAAATTTAATCCAACCGCAACCCGCAAATTTTTTCTTACGTCTTCGTTCCTGATTTTCTTAACGCAATTTTTGGAATGCCATTTAATCTATCCATGAAATCGTATAAATTTTGTCCCCGAATTATGTAACATCTACCAATGACAGTTATGGCCGTTTTTTTATTTGCGGATACCCTGCAGCTTGCAACAGCACTGTTCATTCTAATATTATCTACTATTTTTATGAAAAAATATAGTCATGTTCTGAATCCAAAATCTAACTCAAGGGGATACAACCCCAATAATGGCATAAAAGATTTGTATATTTAGATCGTAAATATCGACATAAGAACGTCATTTTAATTGCCCCTAAATAAGGACCTGAACGCGGTAGAGAGTTCTATCTTCTACCAATCCCTTTAGTTGGGTTGTAAAGGTTTCGGGAGTAAGTCCTCTTTGGTTTAGAATGAATTTGACGCCTGGATCTTCAATTATATCTCTTGAAAAGACTATATCTCCTCCGTTTGATTTCGACTCAATTCTAGATGCCTCATTGACCATGGACCCGAAATAGTCCTGATTTTCATTTTCATTGACTGCATAGGCCGTTCCTTTATGAAGGCCGATTTTGAGTCGTAAATTAGCATTAGAATTTTCGTTTTCAATAAAGGAATTCCATTCTAGCTGTATATCGAGTGCAGCCTGAAAGGCATCCTTAGGATTTATAAAAGAGGCCATTACGGCATCACCCATTGTTTTCACTATTCCGCCGTTATACTTTCTTACAATCCCGGTTATAAACTTGAAATGATTCTGCACAAATTCGAAGGCCATAGAATCTCCCACAGTCTCATACATGGCAGTGGAACTCTTAAGGTCGGTGAAGAGAAGAACCAGATCGGAAAATGCAATCTGAATCCCTGGCGATAACGTAACACTAGGAAAAAGATCTCGAAACTCCTGCAGGGTGATTACCTGTGCTGCTGTCGCCGTATATCTAAGATAATTCTCGTGCTCGATGACGATAAGGATTTCATCATCGAGATCATTTATGAAATGAATTTCGACTGTACCAGCTTTCAATTTAGTATCGTCGACAGCCAGTCCCTCAGGAGTAGCATGAACCGTAAGGTGGGAACGAGATTCTTCGTCATTTGAGATTAAGCGATAGATTATATTTTTGAAGTGAAAACTTCTGATTCTAACCTTGCCATTTTCAAATGTAACCTTTTCATCTCTTTTCGCCTGCGGCTGGATTCTGAATTGCGCCTGGATTTGGGGCATATTTGCGGGGCCTCCTATGCAGTATATAGCTTTATGAGCAACTCTGATCGAGCTGTGAACGCTAAAGAGTGCCTCCACAGATTTTGAAAAGTCGGAGTCGAACCTTATCTGACATGTCGAGCAATGAGAATTCGGTCTCAGTTCATAAAACTTTGATACCTCCTGTGTCGCGGCTCTGCAATTGGGGCATAAAACGTGCCAAATTAAGTCCAAAACGCCGGCCTTTGCGGCGTAGAGAAAGAACCTTAACAGTTCCATTGGATCATGGCCCCATTGATAGGCAAGTTCGAATGGACGTATTCGGGTGACCTCTAAATCCGATGAATTCTTTAGAAAGTTTTCTAACTTGTCGACCAGGTCTTGACTAACTGGATAGGACTTCAATCTGTTCAAGCGGTTGATTAACTCGTCATCATTAATCTGTGGAGGTCTTAAGGTCGCGAGAGAATTAATATCTCGATTCAGGAGGAATTGTTGTTCCAGGTGTCTGATGAAGGCAACGATGTCCCGAGTGGCTTTCTTTTTGAGCGCCGTGTGCGCAAGGATATACCCAATCAAGTTCCGCGGCGTCACGATGGTGTAAACATTCAGGCGCGTTCCTCTACTCTCGGGTAAGAGCTTGACCCCTCCCTTTATTGTCTTTAGGGGACCGGTTCTGAAACTTCTTTTTACCTCATAATAATCGCCAGCAATAAAATCGAATGGATACTCTTCATATCTTATCTTAATTCCCAGAAACCTTATCACAGCATTGTAATATCCTTTTCTTACAGGCTCCGAAAACGGAACAAACGAGACATCGGGTAGTCCTATGTTTCTATTCAATTGGTCGGTATCGGCCAAAAATTTCCAGAGGATTTCGGGAGGTAGTTTAAAAAAGGTCGTTTGATCGATTTTTATTGGTTTCATGCAGGAACTTATAATTAATCGGGGTCAGTGTAAACATTATACTGGAAAAGGAATTTGTTTTCCTTCTCCAACAACATTACTATAAGAACACTACATTAAGAAATAATACCAGACCTAAGAATTGCATGAATACATACAGAAAGAATGATTTTTCATATTTATACAAATGAATAGCGAATTGATTCCCGGTTGTTACTTTTGGGTATGACTGGAGGGATGGATAGTTTATACTTTGTAAAGGGTTTGAATTGCTGGTAAAAATCGAAAAGTTAATTTATGGTGGTATGGGCTTTGGGAGAGTCGATGGGAAAGCCATCTTTGTTAGTGGAGGCGTTCCGGATGATTTACTTGAAGTGACTGTTGTTAGTGATAAGAGAACTTTCGCTGAAGCAAAGATAGAAAGGATTATAAAACCCTCTCCAGAAAGGACTGGGCCTAAATGTACCGTGTTTGGAAAATGCGGTGGATGTCAATGGCAGCATTTTAATTACCCTTTACAGTTAAAGGCTAAAGAGCAGATCCTTACCGAGACGCTTCTTAGGATAGGGGGTTTCAAGGAGTTAAATATTGAGCCCATCGTTCCATCTCCTAATGAATATGGTTATAGGGACCGGGTCACACTTTCGGCCTGGTTGGAAGATGGAAACTTTAGACTCGGTTATCATGAGAAAGAAGAATTGAGCAGGGTCCCAATTAGTGGATGTCCTATCGCATCGGAAGAAATTAATTCAGAGATAAAGAATCTAAATGAATTCTTTTTGAGAGATGAATATGATTCGTTGCCGTTTAACAGAATTAATATTGTCTCGGATGGGAAGAGAGCTTATGTGACCTTTTATTGTATCACAAATGGGCCCGAGGGATACGTTTATTCTGGTTCAAAAAAAGACCATGAGCTTAATGAAGCCTTCAAATGCCTTGGCTTTCAAGATCATGGAGAACATGTATTTCAGTTTGAGTCACTAGGTCTCAATTTTTATTCGGTTCCATCCGTATTCATACAAGCAAATAGGAGAATTAATGAGCAGCTGGTTAGTACTGTCTTGGATTGGGCTAAACTCCAAGGCAATGAAGAGGTTCTAGATCTGTTCTCCGGTGTTGGTAATTTTTCTCTACATCTTGCAAAAAGTGCTCGAAAGGTATTAGGGGTTGATATCAGCAAGATGGGTGTATCACTTGCGCGAAGAAATTCAAAAGCGAATATGATAGGAAATGTAAGATTTGTATGTTCTTCAGTGGCTTCTTTCCTACGGAACAATTTTCATCGAAGAGCCAAATTCGACCTGGTCATCCTGGATCCCCCGAGAGAAGGTGCTAGGGATATTTTAGAGGACTTACTAAAGCTATCACCAAAAAGAATGATTTATGTGTCGTGTAACCCATCGACATTGGCCAGGGATCTAAAGAGTTTAACTGAGAAAGATTATAAGCTAGAGAAGATTTGTCCATTTGATATGTTTCCACAGACATTTCATATTGAATCCGTAGCCTCGCTTCGTAAGTTTGATTCATGAAAGACGTGTTTTCATATCTTAACTTATTTGTATTATAATAGACTTTCTTCCAGTAAGATTATCACCTTAAAGGAGGCAACATATGGCTACCTTGGTTACCGGTGCAACAGGTTTTATCGGATCACATGTTGTTAGAAAACTTGTGCAAAAGGGAGAAAAGGTAAGGGTCCTATTGAGAAAGACTAGCAAGACCACAAATATCGAACGCTTGGATGTTGAACGTGTTTATGGGGATGTGATGGAAAAGGATTCAATAAAGGCGGCTTTAGAGGGTTGCGATACCATCTATCATACAGCTGGTTTTGTTTCATTTCGTAAGTCCGATTATAAGAAGATGGAAGATATCAATGTTAAAGGAACGATGAATGCACTTTCCGCAGCCCTGGAAGCCGGTGTCCAAAAAGCTGTATATACCAGCAGCGTAGCTGCTGTTGGACCTGATCCGGATCGTGGTATCGCTAATGAGCAGACGGAATTTACCCTGGAAGATGAAGGTATCCAATATCTAAACACGAAATATTATGCTGAAAAAGAGGCTTTGCGGATCTGCGAAAAAGGGTTGCCTTTGGTCATTGTAAACCCTTCGGTGGTCATCGGACCCGGCGATATTTATTTGTCGAGCACTGGTTTTATACTCTGGTTCTGTAAGAAGAAGTTCCCTGGGTATATGGAGGGCACAATGAATTTGGTTGATGTAGAGGATGTGGCCAATGGGCATCTGCTTGCCGCTGAGAAAGGGCGTATTGGAGAACGCTATATACTGGGAAATAGGAATGTAACGATTAAGGAGCTTTTCCAGCTCTTAGAGCGGGTTACCGGTATTCAAGGTCCCAGAATAAAGATTCCGTATTTTATTGCATACGCTACTGCTTGTGTTGTGGAGCGGATACTGGGTAAATCATTCCCAAATTATTCTTCGATGGACATGGATTCTGTTAGATTATCAAACTACGTTTGGTACTGTGACAGTTCCAAGGCAATAAAAGAGCTTGGTTATTCACAATCGCCAATAGAGGAAACTATTAAGAAGACCGTGTCATGGTTCAGGGAAAATGGGTATCTGGATCATTAGATTATTTGATAATGTTTGAAACAAAACCCCAAGTCATATAACATTTTCACATGCCCGGAAATTCATTTGGAAATCTTTTTCGTATTACTACCTGGGGTGAGTCTCACGGTTCCGCACTCGGGGTAATTATAGACGGATGCCCGGCAGGACTAGGTATCTCGGAGGACGATATCCAGCATGAGCTTGATAGGAGACGTCCGGGACAAAGCAGGATAACAACTCAGAGAAAGGAACCGGATAAGGTTGAGATCCTTTCCGGAGTCTTTGAGGGAAAAACATTAGGTACACCGATCTCGCTGATGATTCAAAACGCTGATGTGATCTCCAAATCTTATGAAGACATAAAGGACACTTATCGTCCGGGACATGCGGATTTTACCTATGAGACCAAGTACGGGATAAGGGATTACAGAGGGGGTGGAAGATCATCGGCAAGGGAAACGGTTGGTCGTGTGGCCGCTGCCGCAATTGCAAAAAAACTACTTGGTATCCATGGAATAAAAACGTTTGGCTATGTGAAGCAGGTAGGTGATATTGTTGCCTTAAATATCGATCTTGATGAAATTGAGAATAACCCTGTGAGATGCCCTGATCCAGAAGTTGCCAAAGAGATGATAGAGCTTATCGAGGATGTGCGGCGAGAAGGTGATTCGATTGGCGGTTTAGTAGAGGTTGTGTCAAAGGGTGTACCAGCAGGGCTGGGGAGCCCAGTTTTCAACAAGATGGAAGCCGATCTTGCCCGCGCATTGATGAGTATCGGGGGAATAAGGGGGTTTGAAGTGGGCTTAGGATTTGAAGCTGCAAGGCGAAAGGGATCAGAGGTTAATGATTTGATGTACAAAGATGACACGGGGAAGCTCAGGTTTAAGACCAACAATGCCGGTGGATTACTCGGCGGCATTACAACTGGAGAGGATTTAATTGTTCGAATTGCGATAAAACCCACTTCTTCAATTCCGAAAGTGCAGAAGACTGTAGACAAATTTGGAGATGAGAAGGATTTAGTGGTCAAGGGGAGACATGATCCCTGCCTGTGCCCTAGGGCAGTTCCGATTGCCGAAGCAATGGTGAACCTTGTTTTAGTTGACCATCTGCTGATGTCAAAGGTGTCAAGGGTCTAGAGGTATCTGCAATCTTTATTAATGATATTTAAGTCCAATGAAAATTGTGATACAAGGGGTATAATTCTGAGTATTAAAAATTCGAAGTGATTAAGGAGTTATGGTGTAAGAATTAGAGTTGTAAGGCGTCTTATTGTTATTTATCAATATTTTAAATTTTACATCTTTTTGATATGGGGTCCTTATTTAAAATATATGTCGGCGAAAAGGAAATTTATTCGGGAGGTCTAACTGAAGTCCCGGGTAAATTCCGCGATGTAATCATAGAAGACATAAGCTACTGGGCGGGCTCATTGGGTAAGAGGGGGTTAAACGAACTTTTATATTCTCATCTCCGATGGTATGAAGAGAAAGGTATGTTTTGCGACAAATGTGATACTTGGTGTCATCTGAATATTCAATGTCCGCATTGCGGAGGTATGTTAAATGAACTCTATGTGTACGATAGGGATAAAG from Thermodesulfobacteriota bacterium includes:
- the aroC gene encoding chorismate synthase; its protein translation is MPGNSFGNLFRITTWGESHGSALGVIIDGCPAGLGISEDDIQHELDRRRPGQSRITTQRKEPDKVEILSGVFEGKTLGTPISLMIQNADVISKSYEDIKDTYRPGHADFTYETKYGIRDYRGGGRSSARETVGRVAAAAIAKKLLGIHGIKTFGYVKQVGDIVALNIDLDEIENNPVRCPDPEVAKEMIELIEDVRREGDSIGGLVEVVSKGVPAGLGSPVFNKMEADLARALMSIGGIRGFEVGLGFEAARRKGSEVNDLMYKDDTGKLRFKTNNAGGLLGGITTGEDLIVRIAIKPTSSIPKVQKTVDKFGDEKDLVVKGRHDPCLCPRAVPIAEAMVNLVLVDHLLMSKVSRV
- a CDS encoding SDR family oxidoreductase, whose product is MATLVTGATGFIGSHVVRKLVQKGEKVRVLLRKTSKTTNIERLDVERVYGDVMEKDSIKAALEGCDTIYHTAGFVSFRKSDYKKMEDINVKGTMNALSAALEAGVQKAVYTSSVAAVGPDPDRGIANEQTEFTLEDEGIQYLNTKYYAEKEALRICEKGLPLVIVNPSVVIGPGDIYLSSTGFILWFCKKKFPGYMEGTMNLVDVEDVANGHLLAAEKGRIGERYILGNRNVTIKELFQLLERVTGIQGPRIKIPYFIAYATACVVERILGKSFPNYSSMDMDSVRLSNYVWYCDSSKAIKELGYSQSPIEETIKKTVSWFRENGYLDH
- the rlmD gene encoding 23S rRNA (uracil(1939)-C(5))-methyltransferase RlmD, with translation MLVKIEKLIYGGMGFGRVDGKAIFVSGGVPDDLLEVTVVSDKRTFAEAKIERIIKPSPERTGPKCTVFGKCGGCQWQHFNYPLQLKAKEQILTETLLRIGGFKELNIEPIVPSPNEYGYRDRVTLSAWLEDGNFRLGYHEKEELSRVPISGCPIASEEINSEIKNLNEFFLRDEYDSLPFNRINIVSDGKRAYVTFYCITNGPEGYVYSGSKKDHELNEAFKCLGFQDHGEHVFQFESLGLNFYSVPSVFIQANRRINEQLVSTVLDWAKLQGNEEVLDLFSGVGNFSLHLAKSARKVLGVDISKMGVSLARRNSKANMIGNVRFVCSSVASFLRNNFHRRAKFDLVILDPPREGARDILEDLLKLSPKRMIYVSCNPSTLARDLKSLTEKDYKLEKICPFDMFPQTFHIESVASLRKFDS
- a CDS encoding alpha/beta hydrolase → MPKVKANNININYEKQGVGEPLILIPFTSADNACYAFQLPDYSKHFECYTIDPRGAGETDKPAGTYSIELFADDVAAFMQELGIEKAHVGGLSLGAVIGMWLAAKYSNKVKSLSIHSGWTKTDLFLKTAVEGWQVMAKALNNVAETVILGIFPWCFTPSLYASRPDYLNSLADFVRSRPAQPVDAFLRQTEAVIAHDCVSQLGKIVAPTLITFGEYDMICSTRFAEPMKSNIRDSELLIFKDCSHAGLYEKTEEFNQKTLDFLIRHSG
- a CDS encoding adenylate/guanylate cyclase domain-containing protein, which gives rise to MKPIKIDQTTFFKLPPEILWKFLADTDQLNRNIGLPDVSFVPFSEPVRKGYYNAVIRFLGIKIRYEEYPFDFIAGDYYEVKRSFRTGPLKTIKGGVKLLPESRGTRLNVYTIVTPRNLIGYILAHTALKKKATRDIVAFIRHLEQQFLLNRDINSLATLRPPQINDDELINRLNRLKSYPVSQDLVDKLENFLKNSSDLEVTRIRPFELAYQWGHDPMELLRFFLYAAKAGVLDLIWHVLCPNCRAATQEVSKFYELRPNSHCSTCQIRFDSDFSKSVEALFSVHSSIRVAHKAIYCIGGPANMPQIQAQFRIQPQAKRDEKVTFENGKVRIRSFHFKNIIYRLISNDEESRSHLTVHATPEGLAVDDTKLKAGTVEIHFINDLDDEILIVIEHENYLRYTATAAQVITLQEFRDLFPSVTLSPGIQIAFSDLVLLFTDLKSSTAMYETVGDSMAFEFVQNHFKFITGIVRKYNGGIVKTMGDAVMASFINPKDAFQAALDIQLEWNSFIENENSNANLRLKIGLHKGTAYAVNENENQDYFGSMVNEASRIESKSNGGDIVFSRDIIEDPGVKFILNQRGLTPETFTTQLKGLVEDRTLYRVQVLI